One window of the Desulfobaculum xiamenense genome contains the following:
- a CDS encoding chemotaxis protein CheA, translating to MSQEFMDPEIFSDFIIEAKEHLETIEPNLLELENNPENLDLLNEIFRPMHSLKGASGFLGLNTINMLAHRAENVMDELRKGKMVVTSEIMDVILTATDLLRTMIDNLESEGGEGDVDISGVVETLDSLLVAGSAAGGAPKPAPKPAAAPSAEAAPKAAEPAPAAEEELEPFVAQPYKLTVAAREHLDDFLEEAREIVQNLNESLLGLEKADAPEETINDIFRYYHNLKGNSGIVGFAELNALTHEAETLLNIVRRGEMQVSQPLVDLLLHVVDAIESLISSVNPETSEVVPVDIRGLVASLHHAVETGTVAGDDGSVAPAQSAPAAAVAPVAEPEVEAAASSTPAVDDEDVKIFIATVQQQMAAIDLSLEEIGKDASQTSYVDALYRSLVTVQNSSGYMGFDEIKLNAKRTADLVDQARKSDLDFSLMHDILRQECSILTDQLDAVIATLEGSGPAEELVSAAADAAAAVAGGDVQPAAEVEPAVEVEPVVEPEPVVEPEPVIEPEPKPVLKPAPAAPRPAAARAARPESEEGDEEEPAEEGGSAARSAAAAARGDAAAKQAHKPKVSSTIRVDHEKLDHLMNLIGELIINRNRFAMLARHLDEGGEHLDIQEVASSLTETTYAMARISDDLQDTIMKVRMVPVKTVFTRFPRLVRDLSRKSQKAVELITEGEETELDKSVIEEIGDPLVHLIRNSVDHGLEPPEVRLEQKKAETGRVWLRAYHAGNSVNIEVEDDGRGIDPQRMREVGVKKGIITADEAKSLDDQQAIELIFAPGFSGAEKITDISGRGVGMDVVKTNIKNLKGSINVHTEVGKGTRFTLSLPLTLAIIDALMVTVGGQVYAIPLEAVSETTKLDAKRLTEVNNRKAVTMRGEVLGILELAEILEIESDGEEERQQLPIVVIQDGNRRLGLIVDSLLERQEIVIKPLGDYLGEKEGISGATIMGDGSVVLILDPHEIYRMSMRTSS from the coding sequence ACGTCATGGACGAACTGCGCAAGGGCAAGATGGTGGTCACCTCCGAAATCATGGACGTCATCCTGACGGCTACGGACCTTCTGCGGACGATGATCGACAATCTCGAAAGCGAAGGCGGCGAAGGGGATGTGGACATTTCCGGTGTCGTGGAGACGCTGGATTCGCTGCTTGTTGCCGGTTCCGCCGCAGGTGGTGCGCCCAAACCCGCGCCCAAGCCTGCGGCTGCGCCGAGTGCCGAGGCCGCGCCGAAGGCGGCGGAGCCAGCACCCGCAGCCGAAGAGGAACTGGAGCCATTCGTGGCGCAGCCCTACAAGCTGACCGTCGCGGCCCGCGAGCACCTCGACGACTTTCTCGAAGAGGCCCGCGAGATCGTGCAGAATCTTAACGAATCGCTGCTCGGTCTCGAAAAGGCGGACGCTCCCGAGGAAACCATCAACGACATCTTCCGCTACTACCACAACCTCAAGGGCAACAGTGGCATCGTCGGATTCGCGGAGTTGAACGCGCTGACGCACGAGGCCGAGACCCTGCTCAACATCGTCCGCAGGGGCGAGATGCAGGTGAGCCAGCCCCTTGTGGATCTGCTGCTGCACGTGGTGGATGCCATCGAGAGTCTCATTTCCAGTGTGAACCCCGAGACGTCCGAGGTCGTGCCCGTGGATATCCGTGGGCTGGTCGCCAGCCTGCATCACGCGGTGGAGACCGGTACCGTCGCGGGAGACGATGGCTCCGTAGCGCCGGCGCAGTCTGCTCCGGCGGCCGCTGTCGCGCCTGTCGCGGAGCCGGAGGTCGAGGCTGCAGCTTCGTCCACTCCCGCTGTGGACGATGAAGACGTCAAGATTTTCATCGCCACTGTCCAGCAGCAGATGGCGGCCATCGACCTCTCTTTGGAGGAAATAGGCAAGGACGCCTCGCAGACGAGCTATGTGGATGCGCTGTACCGTTCGCTGGTGACTGTGCAGAATTCGTCGGGCTACATGGGGTTCGACGAGATCAAGCTGAACGCCAAGCGCACGGCCGATCTCGTCGATCAGGCCCGCAAGTCCGACCTCGATTTTTCCCTGATGCATGACATTCTGCGTCAGGAGTGCTCCATCCTTACCGACCAGCTCGATGCCGTCATCGCCACCCTCGAAGGCAGTGGCCCGGCAGAAGAACTGGTGTCCGCCGCCGCCGATGCGGCAGCGGCTGTGGCCGGGGGCGATGTACAGCCCGCTGCCGAGGTCGAGCCCGCTGTTGAGGTCGAACCTGTCGTCGAGCCGGAGCCTGTGGTGGAGCCGGAGCCCGTGATCGAGCCTGAACCGAAGCCGGTGCTGAAGCCCGCGCCAGCCGCCCCGCGCCCTGCGGCGGCTCGTGCAGCCCGTCCCGAATCCGAGGAGGGGGACGAGGAGGAGCCGGCCGAGGAAGGCGGTTCGGCCGCTCGTTCCGCCGCAGCTGCCGCGCGTGGCGATGCGGCGGCCAAGCAGGCCCACAAGCCCAAGGTCTCCTCGACCATCCGCGTCGATCACGAGAAGCTCGACCATCTCATGAATCTCATCGGCGAGCTGATCATCAACCGCAACCGCTTCGCGATGCTTGCACGGCATCTCGACGAGGGCGGCGAGCATCTCGACATTCAGGAGGTCGCATCCAGTCTGACGGAAACGACCTACGCCATGGCCCGCATTTCCGACGACCTTCAGGATACGATCATGAAGGTGCGCATGGTGCCGGTGAAGACCGTGTTCACGCGCTTCCCGCGCCTTGTCCGCGACCTGTCGCGCAAGAGCCAGAAGGCCGTGGAGCTGATCACCGAAGGCGAAGAGACCGAGCTGGACAAGAGCGTCATCGAGGAAATCGGCGATCCGCTCGTCCATCTTATCCGAAATTCCGTGGACCACGGCCTCGAACCGCCGGAGGTCCGTCTCGAACAGAAGAAGGCTGAGACCGGTCGGGTGTGGCTGCGCGCCTACCACGCCGGCAACTCGGTGAACATCGAGGTCGAGGACGACGGACGCGGCATCGACCCCCAGCGCATGCGCGAAGTGGGTGTGAAGAAGGGCATCATCACCGCTGACGAGGCCAAGAGCCTCGACGATCAGCAGGCCATCGAACTCATCTTCGCCCCCGGCTTCTCCGGCGCTGAAAAGATCACGGACATCTCCGGCCGTGGCGTCGGCATGGACGTGGTCAAGACCAACATCAAGAACCTCAAGGGTTCCATCAACGTGCATACCGAGGTCGGCAAGGGGACTCGTTTCACGCTGTCCCTGCCGCTGACGCTGGCCATCATCGACGCGCTCATGGTTACCGTGGGCGGGCAGGTTTACGCCATTCCGCTCGAAGCCGTGTCCGAGACGACGAAGCTTGACGCAAAGCGCCTGACCGAGGTCAACAATCGCAAGGCCGTGACCATGCGCGGCGAGGTGCTCGGCATTCTCGAATTGGCGGAAATCCTCGAGATCGAATCCGACGGCGAGGAGGAACGCCAGCAGTTGCCCATCGTGGTCATTCAGGATGGCAACCGCCGCCTCGGGCTTATCGTTGACAGTCTGCTCGAACGGCAGGAAATCGTCATCAAGCCGCTTGGCGACTACCTCGGGGAGAAGGAGGGCATCTCCGGAGCGACCATTATGGGTGACGGCTCCGTGGTGCTCATTCTCGATCCGCATGAAATCTACCGCATGTCCATGCGCACCAGTTCCTAG